In Juglans regia cultivar Chandler chromosome 13, Walnut 2.0, whole genome shotgun sequence, the following proteins share a genomic window:
- the LOC109006140 gene encoding heavy metal-associated isoprenylated plant protein 9-like, whose product MGEEAKQKQATAEEKKEEKAEEKKEEKTEENKEEKPQDQEKEEPKPPSPLILYVDLHCVGCAKKIEKTIMRIRGVEGVEVDMAKNEVTIKGIVEPQAVCMKIIKKTKRRAKVLSPLPASEGEPIPEVVTSQVTGLVTVELKVNMHCEACAEQLKRKILKMRGVQTVVTELSSEKVMVTGTMDAEKLVAYVYRRTKKQARIVPQPEPEPEKKEENKEAEKPAEEAKPDEKKEDNGEKKEDQEKPPEEAKKEDNKGAEDQMKELEAIKEGGGDEEGMKRMMYYYDQPLFVIERIPPPQLFSDENPNACCIS is encoded by the exons ATGGGTGAAGAAGCTAAACAG AAACAAGCTACAgcagaggaaaagaaagaggagaaagcagaagagaaaaaagaagagaaaacagaggagaatAAGGAAGAGAAGCCACAGGATCAGGAGAAGGAAGAGCCAAAACCACCATCTCCATTAATCTTGTACGTGGATTTGCATTGTGTTGGATGTGCCAAGAAGATCGAGAAGACAATAATGAGGATTAGAG GAGTGGAGGGTGTTGAGGTTGACATGGCTAAAAACGAAGTGACTATAAAGGGGATAGTGGAGCCTCAAGCTGTGTGCATGAAAATCATCAAAAAGACTAAAAGAAGAGCAAAAGTCTTATCCCCATTACCAGCATCTGAGGGTGAACCCATCCCAGAAGTTGTTACTTCACAG GTTACTGGATTAGTGACAGTGGAACTCAAGGTAAACATGCACTGTGAGGCCTGTGCAGAGCAACTTAAGAGGAAGATACTCAAGATGAGAG GTGTTCAAACAGTCGTAACCGAGCTCAGTTCTGAGAAGGTCATGGTCACGGGGACCATGGATGCAGAAAAGCTTGTGGCCTATGTTTATAGACGCACCAAAAAGCAAGCTCGAATTGTACCACAGCCCGAGCCTGAGCccgagaagaaagaagaaaataaggaagCCGAGAAGCCAGCAGAAGAAGCAAAACCtgatgaaaagaaagaagacaatggagaaaagaaagaagatcaGGAAAAACCACCAGAAGAAGCAAAGAAAGAAGACAATAAGGGTGCTGAAGATCAAATGAAGGAATTAGAAGCCATTAAGGAAGGTGGAGGTGATGAGGAGGGTATGAAGAGGATGATGTACTATTATGATCAGCCACTGTTTGTGATTGAACGAATCCCACCTCCTCAGCTCTTCAGCGATGAAAACCCGAATGCATGTTGCATTTCataa